In Deferribacter desulfuricans SSM1, the following are encoded in one genomic region:
- a CDS encoding ABC transporter substrate-binding protein: MRKLLLFVSVMLLLFSTLLFAAPRYGGTLVFGRGGDSVTMDPSHATDGETFYATTQIYDNLVQFKYGTTEIEPALAESWEVSKDGLEYTFHLRKGVKFHKTKYFNEDVEFTADDVIFSLKRQMDPNHPYHKVGGAFEYWQAMDMSNIVKDIVKVDKYTVKFILKKPEAPFIANLAMDFASILCKKYADKLLKEGHPEDIGRFPVGTGPFVFVKWIKDDRIIFKANKEYWAGRPYIDRLILKVIPNNSVRAAELKTGQIHIMDFPNPEEVADLEKNPNIKIVKQEGLNVGYLAMNTEKKPFDNPLVRKAIYYAINKKEIVKAVYAGFGVPAKNPIPPTMWSYNDDIKDYEYNPAKAKELLKKAGYPNGFETDIWAMPVPRPYMPNGRKVAEAIQADLAKVGIKAKIVSYDWGTYLQKTKYGEHSMALLGWTGDNGDPDNFLYVLLSSKAAVKPAQNIAFYKSKEFDKLVEEAKVITDKEKRAELYRKAQEVFHKDVPWVPIAHSIVVEPMRKNVMGFKLDPVGKRRFHKVWLEK, translated from the coding sequence ATGAGAAAGCTGTTATTATTTGTAAGCGTAATGTTGTTACTATTTTCAACATTACTGTTTGCTGCTCCAAGATATGGAGGAACTCTTGTTTTTGGTAGAGGTGGTGATTCTGTTACGATGGACCCATCACATGCTACTGATGGGGAAACTTTTTATGCAACAACTCAAATCTATGACAACTTAGTACAGTTTAAATATGGTACTACAGAGATTGAACCAGCGTTAGCAGAAAGCTGGGAAGTAAGTAAAGATGGGTTGGAGTACACATTTCATCTTAGAAAAGGGGTTAAGTTTCATAAAACCAAATATTTTAATGAAGATGTGGAGTTTACAGCTGATGATGTGATCTTTTCTTTAAAGAGACAGATGGATCCAAATCATCCTTACCATAAGGTAGGTGGTGCTTTTGAATACTGGCAAGCAATGGATATGAGCAATATTGTAAAAGATATTGTTAAAGTTGATAAATACACTGTAAAATTTATCTTGAAAAAACCTGAAGCACCTTTTATAGCAAACCTTGCAATGGATTTTGCTTCTATCCTTTGTAAAAAGTATGCTGATAAACTCTTGAAAGAAGGTCATCCTGAAGATATCGGTAGATTTCCTGTTGGTACAGGGCCTTTTGTATTTGTAAAATGGATAAAAGATGACAGAATCATCTTTAAAGCAAATAAAGAGTATTGGGCAGGAAGGCCTTATATCGATAGATTGATATTGAAAGTTATTCCAAACAACTCTGTTAGAGCTGCAGAGCTTAAAACAGGGCAGATCCATATAATGGATTTCCCAAATCCTGAAGAGGTTGCTGATTTGGAGAAAAATCCAAATATAAAGATTGTTAAACAGGAAGGGTTAAATGTAGGTTATCTTGCAATGAATACAGAAAAGAAACCTTTTGATAACCCTCTTGTTAGAAAAGCGATTTATTATGCAATCAATAAAAAAGAGATAGTAAAAGCTGTTTATGCGGGTTTTGGTGTTCCAGCTAAGAACCCTATTCCACCAACAATGTGGTCTTACAATGATGATATTAAAGATTATGAATATAACCCTGCAAAAGCGAAAGAGTTGCTAAAAAAAGCTGGTTATCCAAACGGTTTTGAAACAGATATATGGGCTATGCCTGTGCCAAGGCCATATATGCCAAACGGTAGAAAAGTAGCTGAGGCTATTCAGGCTGACCTTGCAAAAGTGGGGATAAAGGCAAAAATCGTATCTTATGATTGGGGTACATATTTACAAAAAACTAAATATGGTGAGCATTCTATGGCTCTTCTTGGTTGGACTGGTGATAATGGTGATCCTGATAACTTCCTTTATGTATTACTTAGTTCAAAGGCTGCGGTAAAACCTGCACAGAATATTGCGTTTTATAAAAGTAAAGAGTTTGATAAATTGGTAGAAGAAGCAAAAGTTATCACAGATAAAGAGAAAAGAGCTGAGCTTTACAGAAAAGCACAGGAAGTATTTCATAAAGATGTACCATGGGTTCCAATTGCTCACTCTATAGTTGTTGAGCCAATGAGAAAGAATGTAATGGGATTTAAACTTGATCCAGTAGGTAAAAGAAGATTTCATAAAGTTTGGCTTGAAAAGTAA
- a CDS encoding proline--tRNA ligase, with protein sequence MRLSQYFLPTLREDPSEAEVVSHKFMLRAGMIRKVAAGIYNYLPAGLKVIKKVENIVRKYMNEAGAIELLMPAVVPAELWIESGRWNVYGKELLRLKDRHDRDFCIGPTHEEVVTDIVRNEVKSYKQLPLNLYQIQTKFRDEVRPRFGLMRGREFIMKDAYSFDVDDEGAEKSYMLMYEAYCKIFEACGLEYVVVEADSGAIGGNFSHEFMVTADTGEDFVISCTNCDFAANIEKAPILDEGVVSDEPLKEPEIVTTKNIKKVVDVADYLGIPPHKHVKTLILKSEDKFFAILIRGDRELNLAKVKNFFDLPYVEFADEEDILRITGGPVGFSGPKGLDIPVYADYEIKYMKNFVLGVNEKDKHQINSNLGRDFEVDGFGDFRNAVPGDKCARCKKGEYKITKGIEVGHIFKLGTKYSKAMNAYYLDKDGKQKLMVMGCYGIGIGRTAAAAIEQNHDEKGIIWPVQIAPFEVVIVPINTNSEDVVNLSETLYLKLKNNNVDVLIDDRDERAGVKFNDADLVGYPLRINVGAKALAKGNVEIFIRKTKETVEVKKEDAIAKTMQLLDDLRSKRI encoded by the coding sequence ATGAGATTAAGTCAATATTTTTTACCCACTTTAAGAGAGGATCCGAGCGAAGCCGAGGTTGTAAGTCATAAATTTATGCTTAGAGCTGGTATGATAAGAAAAGTTGCAGCTGGTATATATAACTACTTGCCAGCAGGGTTAAAAGTTATAAAGAAGGTGGAAAATATTGTCAGAAAGTATATGAATGAAGCAGGGGCAATAGAGCTGTTGATGCCTGCGGTTGTTCCTGCTGAGTTGTGGATAGAAAGTGGTAGATGGAATGTTTATGGAAAAGAGCTGTTGAGACTCAAAGATAGGCATGACAGAGATTTTTGCATTGGCCCTACTCATGAGGAGGTAGTGACAGATATTGTAAGAAATGAAGTGAAATCATATAAGCAGTTGCCTTTAAACCTTTATCAGATTCAGACAAAATTCAGAGATGAAGTGAGACCAAGATTCGGTTTAATGAGGGGTAGAGAGTTTATTATGAAGGATGCATACTCCTTTGATGTGGATGATGAGGGAGCGGAAAAAAGCTATATGCTCATGTATGAAGCTTACTGTAAGATTTTTGAGGCGTGTGGTCTTGAGTATGTAGTGGTTGAAGCAGATTCAGGGGCTATTGGTGGTAATTTTTCCCATGAGTTTATGGTAACTGCTGATACAGGAGAGGATTTTGTAATTAGTTGTACAAATTGTGATTTCGCTGCAAATATTGAAAAGGCTCCAATCCTTGATGAAGGTGTGGTATCAGATGAGCCTTTGAAAGAGCCAGAAATTGTGACAACTAAGAATATTAAAAAAGTTGTGGATGTGGCTGATTATTTGGGTATCCCTCCACATAAACATGTTAAGACTCTTATTTTGAAATCAGAAGATAAATTTTTTGCAATACTCATTAGAGGTGATAGAGAGCTTAACCTTGCTAAAGTAAAAAATTTCTTTGATTTGCCTTATGTGGAATTTGCTGATGAGGAAGATATCTTGAGGATAACAGGCGGCCCTGTTGGATTTTCTGGACCAAAAGGTTTGGACATCCCTGTCTATGCAGATTATGAAATTAAATATATGAAAAATTTTGTGTTGGGTGTAAACGAAAAAGATAAACATCAGATAAATTCAAACCTTGGAAGAGATTTTGAGGTTGATGGATTTGGTGATTTTAGAAATGCTGTTCCAGGGGATAAATGTGCAAGATGTAAAAAAGGGGAATATAAAATTACTAAAGGAATTGAAGTAGGGCATATATTCAAACTTGGGACAAAATATTCAAAAGCAATGAATGCGTATTATTTGGATAAAGATGGCAAGCAAAAGCTTATGGTAATGGGTTGTTACGGTATAGGGATTGGTAGGACGGCAGCAGCTGCAATTGAGCAAAATCACGATGAAAAGGGGATAATCTGGCCTGTTCAAATTGCACCATTTGAAGTTGTTATTGTTCCTATCAATACAAATTCTGAAGATGTTGTTAATCTTTCTGAAACTTTATATCTAAAACTTAAGAATAATAATGTGGATGTGTTAATAGATGATAGAGATGAAAGAGCAGGAGTGAAATTTAACGATGCTGATTTGGTGGGTTATCCACTTAGAATAAATGTGGGTGCAAAGGCACTTGCTAAGGGGAATGTGGAGATATTTATCAGAAAAACAAAAGAGACTGTAGAAGTGAAAAAAGAGGACGCTATTGCAAAAACTATGCAACTGCTAGATGATTTAAGAAGTAAAAGAATCTAA
- a CDS encoding TRAP transporter small permease subunit, translating into MKLMAKIMKLIDTFNEKFGLLVTWLSTLMVLVVCYDVTTRYLFNKSSVAVQELEWHLFGFLFLLGAAYTLKHDRHVRVDVIYDKLSEKKKALIDIIGTIFFLIPFSLLVIYTSKNFVINSFLIKEGSPNPGGLPYRFILKSAIPVGFFLVLLQGISMLIKNFFILTDKQEYLKGADND; encoded by the coding sequence TTGAAGTTAATGGCCAAAATAATGAAGTTAATCGACACCTTCAATGAAAAATTTGGATTATTAGTTACATGGCTTTCTACTTTGATGGTTTTGGTTGTTTGTTATGATGTTACCACTAGATATCTCTTTAATAAAAGTTCTGTTGCTGTTCAAGAGCTTGAATGGCACTTATTCGGTTTTCTATTCCTACTTGGAGCAGCATACACATTAAAGCATGATAGGCATGTAAGAGTTGATGTTATTTATGACAAACTCAGTGAAAAGAAGAAAGCATTGATCGATATTATAGGGACAATATTTTTTCTTATCCCTTTTTCCCTTTTAGTTATCTACACTTCAAAGAATTTTGTTATCAATTCATTTCTTATTAAAGAAGGATCTCCAAACCCTGGTGGTCTCCCCTATAGGTTTATACTCAAAAGTGCAATACCTGTTGGTTTCTTTTTAGTTTTATTGCAGGGGATTTCTATGCTTATAAAAAACTTCTTCATATTAACAGACAAACAAGAATACCTCAAAGGAGCTGACAATGACTGA
- a CDS encoding TRAP transporter large permease: protein MTEAMPLILFITVFGLLLLGYPVAFTLGGVSLFFGLATFGLDFFNLLPLRIWGRITNVVLIAVPLFVYMGVMLEKSGLAEELLETMALLFGKLRGGLAISVVVVGALLAASTGIVGATVVTMGLLSLPTMLKRNYSPELATGTISASGTLGQIIPPSIVLVLLGSILNVDIGSMFIGAVVPGLMLVVLYIVYIVGMAIFKPESCPAMPKEELDAFRKEGMYKRIITAFLLPFLLILAVLGSIFAGIASPTEAAAVGAFFATVLTAAKGKFNYNTLKSVMIETTYLTCMVFILLVGATAFGLVFRGMGGDTYIRDLVIGANLSKGMFTFLVMFVVFIAGFFIDFIEITFILVPVVAPIFEHFGVDLLWLGILFAVNLQTSFLTPPFGFSLFYLKGVAPPEVTTMHIYKGIIPYIIIQLIVLAMVAFWPESVLWLPKIISY from the coding sequence ATGACTGAAGCTATGCCACTAATCCTATTTATAACAGTTTTCGGATTATTACTTTTAGGTTATCCTGTTGCCTTTACTTTAGGAGGTGTATCCCTTTTCTTTGGTCTTGCAACTTTTGGATTGGATTTCTTCAATCTTCTTCCTCTTCGTATTTGGGGTAGAATTACCAACGTAGTGCTGATTGCTGTGCCACTTTTTGTATATATGGGTGTTATGTTAGAAAAATCAGGTTTGGCAGAAGAATTATTGGAAACAATGGCATTGCTATTTGGTAAATTACGTGGGGGACTTGCTATATCTGTTGTAGTAGTTGGTGCTTTACTTGCAGCTTCAACTGGTATTGTGGGTGCAACAGTAGTTACTATGGGTCTTTTAAGTTTACCTACTATGCTTAAAAGAAATTATTCCCCTGAACTTGCCACTGGTACAATTTCCGCATCAGGGACATTAGGACAGATTATTCCACCTAGTATTGTGCTTGTTTTGCTTGGCTCAATTCTCAATGTGGACATCGGTTCTATGTTTATAGGAGCAGTTGTGCCAGGCCTTATGCTTGTTGTCCTTTACATCGTATATATAGTTGGTATGGCTATTTTCAAACCAGAAAGTTGCCCTGCAATGCCAAAAGAAGAGCTCGATGCATTTAGAAAAGAAGGGATGTATAAAAGGATTATTACTGCGTTTTTACTTCCATTCTTATTAATTTTGGCAGTTCTTGGTTCAATATTTGCAGGTATTGCTTCTCCAACAGAAGCAGCTGCAGTGGGTGCATTTTTTGCAACTGTTTTAACTGCTGCAAAAGGGAAGTTTAATTACAATACATTAAAATCTGTTATGATTGAAACTACATACCTCACATGTATGGTTTTTATCCTTTTAGTTGGTGCTACTGCATTTGGTCTAGTATTTAGAGGTATGGGTGGTGATACCTACATTAGAGACTTGGTTATTGGTGCAAATCTCTCTAAAGGGATGTTTACATTCTTAGTAATGTTTGTAGTATTTATTGCTGGTTTCTTTATAGATTTTATAGAAATTACTTTTATACTTGTGCCAGTTGTTGCACCAATTTTTGAACACTTTGGTGTTGACTTGCTCTGGCTCGGAATTTTATTTGCAGTAAACCTTCAAACATCATTTTTAACACCACCTTTTGGGTTCTCCTTATTCTACTTAAAAGGTGTAGCACCTCCAGAAGTTACTACAATGCATATTTACAAAGGTATTATACCATATATAATAATACAATTAATAGTTTTGGCTATGGTAGCTTTTTGGCCAGAGTCAGTTCTTTGGTTACCAAAAATTATTAGCTACTAA
- a CDS encoding leucyl aminopeptidase family protein, translated as MKIVCRKKIALGSKKEAIVIPVYKNIENLKALTGKRVEDEIKKILNSDFFYFEDNEIKSFYIEINKKIKKVYLINIPKEPEEYRDYMKLGSKFADILKKDKIYTFSVLSIEDIYNERKDFNYTKSFIEGIYFGLYEFDRYKSKKSEYELEEIEIITNSNKTKKVFDEEMGKLDIIFNNVNMVRDLVNLPHADLTPQIFADFIKKYESDKLKVTIFDYDTLQEEGFGLIVAVGKGGVNKPCMVKAEYKGDPESEENVALVGKGVTFDSGGMNLKPTGHIETMKTDMAGAATVFGIIKTLHDLNEKINVYAYIPLVENIISHESYKPGDIIKSKSGKTVEILNTDAEGRLILADALYEATKTDPEIIIDMATLTGACVVALGSYCAGLFSNRKFLAKNISDLSYDLCEDIWELPLYEEYKDRIKGDISDLINIAKKRGEAGSIIAALFLQEFVDNYPWIHLDIAGTAYVEEKHPIFGKGATGFGLRLIYSFIKKFYIEKK; from the coding sequence ATGAAAATAGTTTGCAGAAAAAAGATTGCTTTAGGTAGTAAAAAAGAGGCTATTGTTATTCCTGTTTATAAAAATATTGAAAATTTAAAAGCTTTAACAGGTAAAAGGGTAGAAGATGAAATAAAAAAGATATTAAATTCTGATTTTTTCTACTTTGAAGACAATGAAATTAAAAGTTTTTATATCGAAATTAACAAAAAGATTAAAAAAGTATACTTGATTAATATACCAAAAGAACCTGAAGAATATAGAGATTATATGAAGTTGGGGAGTAAATTTGCTGATATCTTAAAAAAAGATAAGATTTATACATTCTCCGTCCTTTCCATTGAAGATATATATAATGAGAGGAAAGATTTTAATTATACAAAATCGTTTATCGAAGGTATTTACTTTGGATTATACGAATTTGATAGGTATAAAAGCAAAAAGAGTGAGTATGAATTAGAAGAAATAGAAATTATTACAAACAGCAACAAAACAAAGAAAGTTTTTGATGAGGAAATGGGGAAATTGGATATTATTTTTAATAACGTCAATATGGTTAGAGATTTGGTAAATTTGCCTCATGCAGATTTGACACCTCAAATATTTGCTGATTTTATTAAAAAATATGAAAGTGATAAATTAAAAGTTACTATATTTGATTATGATACACTTCAAGAGGAAGGTTTTGGATTGATTGTAGCAGTGGGTAAAGGTGGCGTAAATAAGCCTTGCATGGTTAAGGCAGAGTATAAAGGGGATCCTGAAAGTGAAGAAAATGTGGCATTGGTTGGTAAAGGGGTCACATTTGATTCTGGGGGTATGAATTTAAAACCTACAGGGCATATAGAAACTATGAAAACTGATATGGCTGGTGCTGCAACAGTTTTTGGTATTATTAAGACACTTCATGATTTAAATGAAAAGATAAATGTATATGCATACATTCCGCTTGTGGAAAATATTATTAGTCATGAGTCATATAAACCAGGTGATATTATAAAATCAAAATCAGGTAAAACAGTGGAAATATTAAATACAGATGCTGAAGGGAGACTTATTTTAGCGGATGCTCTTTATGAAGCCACAAAGACTGATCCAGAAATAATAATAGATATGGCTACTTTGACAGGAGCTTGTGTTGTGGCACTTGGTTCGTATTGTGCAGGACTTTTTTCAAACAGGAAGTTTCTTGCTAAGAATATCTCTGATTTGTCTTATGACCTTTGTGAAGATATATGGGAATTGCCGTTATATGAAGAGTATAAAGATAGGATAAAAGGCGATATTTCTGATTTGATAAATATTGCTAAGAAAAGGGGTGAAGCAGGCTCCATAATTGCAGCTTTATTTCTTCAAGAGTTTGTTGATAACTATCCATGGATTCATTTAGATATAGCAGGAACTGCATATGTAGAAGAAAAACACCCTATTTTTGGTAAAGGTGCGACAGGTTTCGGGTTAAGATTGATTTATAGCTTTATTAAAAAGTTTTATATAGAGAAAAAATAA
- a CDS encoding acyl-CoA synthetase encodes MAHNMENYEETVKNFKIDVPVYYNFGFDVIDKWAEDRSKLALIWVDTDGDTHHKYTFYDLMKMSNKFANVLRAKGFKKGDKLYVMVPRIPDWYSVMLGCFKMGVIPMPAPKILQPKDIKYRIDAAEAKGAVVHIDGIEKFEGLELPSLQQKIVVGGKYEDWEDFDGLMSKASDKLSREEVEPTKSTDPLIIYFTSGTTKFPKMVMHEHSYALAHLITAKFWQDLTPKDLHWTLSDTGWGKAVWGKMFGQWIIGTTVLMHNAADKFDPEKHLYIMEKYGVTTFCAPPTAYRMLILQDLKKYDFSQLRHSISAGEPLNPDVIRIWREYTGTTIYDGYGQTETVNTIANFPCLRIKPGSMGKPTPGFHVDVVDDDGNPVPVGEVGHIAIKVKPEHPIGVFKGYYKNEEATKEAFRGDWYFTGDKAYKDEDGYFWFVGRADDVIKASGYRIGPFEVESALQSHPAVAESAVVGSPDKIRGTIVKAFIVLKPGFEPSDELVKDIQEHVKRETAPYKYPREVEFVKELPKTVSGKIRRVELRKMEEERKLKNNK; translated from the coding sequence ATGGCTCATAATATGGAAAATTATGAAGAAACTGTAAAAAACTTTAAAATTGATGTGCCTGTGTATTACAATTTTGGATTTGATGTGATTGATAAATGGGCGGAGGATAGGAGTAAATTAGCACTTATTTGGGTTGATACAGATGGTGATACTCACCACAAATATACATTTTATGACCTTATGAAAATGTCCAATAAATTTGCAAATGTTTTAAGAGCTAAAGGGTTTAAGAAAGGGGATAAACTTTATGTAATGGTGCCAAGAATTCCAGATTGGTATTCCGTGATGCTTGGTTGTTTTAAGATGGGTGTAATACCGATGCCTGCACCAAAGATATTACAACCTAAAGACATAAAATACAGGATAGATGCTGCTGAGGCAAAAGGTGCTGTGGTACATATTGATGGGATAGAAAAATTTGAAGGGCTTGAGTTACCTTCATTGCAGCAAAAAATTGTTGTTGGTGGCAAATATGAGGATTGGGAAGATTTTGATGGATTGATGTCAAAAGCATCAGATAAATTAAGTAGAGAAGAGGTGGAGCCTACTAAGAGCACTGATCCATTGATAATATATTTTACAAGTGGAACTACAAAATTTCCAAAGATGGTTATGCATGAGCACTCATATGCTTTAGCACATCTTATTACCGCTAAATTTTGGCAAGACTTGACACCAAAGGATTTGCACTGGACTTTGAGTGATACTGGCTGGGGTAAAGCAGTATGGGGTAAAATGTTTGGTCAGTGGATAATAGGAACAACTGTATTAATGCACAATGCAGCCGATAAATTTGATCCTGAAAAACATTTATATATTATGGAAAAATATGGTGTTACAACATTTTGTGCACCACCTACTGCATATAGGATGCTTATTTTACAAGATTTAAAAAAGTATGATTTTAGCCAGCTAAGACATTCTATTAGTGCTGGAGAACCTTTAAACCCAGATGTGATTAGAATATGGAGAGAGTACACAGGGACAACGATTTACGATGGTTATGGTCAGACAGAAACGGTAAATACTATTGCAAACTTTCCATGTTTGAGAATAAAGCCTGGTTCAATGGGGAAACCTACTCCAGGTTTTCATGTGGATGTAGTTGATGATGATGGTAACCCTGTACCAGTTGGAGAGGTGGGGCATATAGCAATCAAGGTAAAACCTGAGCACCCAATAGGTGTTTTTAAAGGGTATTATAAAAATGAAGAGGCCACAAAAGAAGCCTTTAGAGGTGATTGGTATTTTACTGGTGATAAGGCTTATAAAGATGAAGATGGCTATTTCTGGTTTGTTGGTAGAGCAGATGATGTTATTAAAGCAAGTGGTTATAGGATTGGGCCTTTTGAAGTGGAAAGTGCTTTACAGTCACATCCAGCTGTTGCAGAAAGTGCAGTTGTTGGCTCTCCAGATAAGATAAGAGGAACTATTGTTAAGGCTTTTATAGTTTTAAAGCCGGGTTTTGAGCCATCTGATGAGTTAGTTAAAGATATTCAAGAACATGTGAAAAGAGAAACAGCACCTTATAAATATCCAAGAGAAGTAGAATTTGTGAAAGAGTTGCCTAAGACTGTAAGCGGTAAAATTAGAAGAGTTGAGCTCAGAAAAATGGAAGAGGAGCGCAAACTCAAAAATAATAAATAA
- the meaB gene encoding methylmalonyl Co-A mutase-associated GTPase MeaB codes for MLYEKVLEGDRRALARLIRFVDDRVSGYEEEVSRLLDKCGNAHFIGITGSPGAGKSTLTNEIIKHYRKLDKKVAVVAIDPTSPFSHGAILGDRIRMLDHANDENVFIRSVATRGHLGGLSSSAVEIAMVFDAAGYDIVIIETVGVGQDEVDIAYVADTCLVVSVPGLGDDIQAIKAGILEIGDIFVVNKADKDEAIRTVRDLELMIELSLKEGWKPPVVKTVATKGEGVSELIGFIQKHRESVPSKHFDRLYYIGKQYLLEHIEKKLLTYDKFLEYLQNIKDPYKIVKKNILNTIEIGGNNGS; via the coding sequence ATGCTTTATGAAAAGGTTTTGGAAGGGGATAGAAGAGCTTTAGCAAGACTTATCAGGTTTGTAGATGATAGGGTATCAGGTTATGAAGAAGAAGTAAGCAGACTGTTAGATAAATGTGGTAATGCGCACTTCATAGGGATTACGGGTTCACCCGGTGCAGGCAAATCAACATTGACCAATGAAATTATAAAACATTATAGAAAACTTGATAAAAAGGTTGCTGTCGTAGCAATTGATCCTACAAGCCCATTTTCTCATGGAGCAATTCTTGGTGATAGAATAAGAATGCTTGATCATGCAAATGATGAGAATGTTTTTATTAGAAGTGTTGCAACAAGAGGGCATTTAGGTGGATTATCTAGCTCAGCCGTTGAGATAGCTATGGTTTTTGATGCAGCGGGATACGACATTGTAATAATAGAGACTGTGGGGGTTGGTCAGGATGAAGTGGATATAGCTTATGTGGCTGATACATGTTTAGTAGTTAGTGTCCCAGGACTTGGTGATGATATTCAGGCAATTAAAGCTGGTATTTTAGAAATAGGGGATATTTTTGTGGTGAATAAAGCTGATAAAGATGAAGCTATTAGAACTGTTAGGGATTTAGAGTTGATGATAGAGTTATCTCTTAAAGAGGGGTGGAAACCTCCTGTCGTAAAAACAGTGGCAACGAAAGGTGAAGGGGTGAGTGAGTTAATCGGTTTTATTCAAAAACATAGAGAATCTGTACCATCTAAACATTTTGATAGATTATACTATATAGGGAAACAGTATCTTTTAGAGCATATAGAAAAGAAATTGCTTACATATGATAAATTCTTAGAATACTTGCAAAATATTAAAGATCCTTATAAGATTGTAAAGAAAAATATATTAAATACAATTGAGATTGGAGGTAATAATGGCTCATAA
- a CDS encoding enoyl-CoA hydratase-related protein, with translation MIELSVENEVAYLTLKPEEKFNILNTHTIKEIINSIKHLIDSPAKVLRIFGEGGSFAVGANIRTMLGYSGFDAKGFSILGNRLFNLLQDIPQVVIAEIDGFCMGGGVDFAAAADFRFATKRSKFAHPGSKLGIITGFGGTQRIPRVMKQSYYQKLFITGDLFDADFMYRGGFLFGICEDKDDLRQNVDNFVRKIINKNRVHIYYLKQMVNKGR, from the coding sequence ATGATAGAATTAAGTGTTGAAAATGAAGTTGCTTATTTAACCTTAAAACCTGAAGAAAAATTTAATATTTTAAATACACATACTATTAAGGAAATAATAAATAGTATAAAACACCTAATTGATTCACCGGCAAAGGTTTTAAGGATATTTGGAGAAGGTGGTTCTTTTGCTGTAGGTGCAAATATTCGCACAATGCTTGGATATTCTGGTTTTGATGCAAAAGGGTTCTCTATTCTTGGGAATCGTTTATTTAATCTGTTGCAAGATATTCCACAGGTAGTAATTGCGGAAATAGATGGTTTTTGTATGGGTGGTGGAGTAGATTTTGCTGCTGCAGCTGATTTTAGATTTGCTACAAAAAGGAGTAAGTTTGCACATCCAGGGTCAAAACTGGGGATAATTACGGGTTTTGGTGGTACACAGAGAATACCTCGTGTAATGAAACAGAGTTATTATCAAAAATTATTTATTACAGGTGATCTGTTTGATGCAGATTTTATGTATAGAGGTGGTTTTTTATTTGGTATTTGCGAAGACAAAGATGATTTAAGGCAAAATGTGGATAATTTCGTGAGGAAAATTATAAATAAAAACAGGGTGCATATTTACTATTTAAAACAGATGGTTAACAAAGGAAGATAA
- a CDS encoding cobalamin B12-binding domain-containing protein: MSKIRILIAKPGLDGHDRGAKVVARALRDAGYEVIYTGLRQTPEAIVNTAIQEDVDAIGISILSGAHNTVFPKIVQLLKEKGAEDIVVFGGGVIPEDDIPFLLSKGVKKIFTPGTPTSEIIKFIEENVKPKNAA, from the coding sequence ATGAGTAAAATTAGAATTTTAATAGCAAAACCCGGTTTAGATGGGCATGATAGAGGGGCAAAAGTTGTTGCAAGAGCACTTAGAGACGCTGGTTATGAAGTTATTTATACGGGGTTGAGACAAACACCTGAAGCTATCGTAAATACTGCAATACAAGAAGATGTGGATGCTATCGGCATAAGTATTTTATCAGGTGCTCACAACACAGTTTTTCCAAAAATTGTTCAATTGTTGAAAGAGAAAGGTGCAGAAGATATTGTGGTATTTGGTGGTGGAGTGATACCTGAGGACGATATACCATTTTTGTTATCTAAAGGGGTTAAAAAGATTTTTACCCCAGGGACTCCAACATCTGAAATCATAAAATTTATAGAAGAAAATGTTAAACCGAAAAATGCAGCATGA